One segment of Anopheles stephensi strain Indian chromosome 3, UCI_ANSTEP_V1.0, whole genome shotgun sequence DNA contains the following:
- the LOC118513432 gene encoding cGMP-dependent protein kinase, isozyme 1 isoform X1, which translates to MACFAKIFGRKHGSFNLPGAGAGDGEVVATRVTRRLYDEELNQTVPPVTRANGYVGLEKVAPPAVAPTPTVPQTTTVITAPTVVKSNERESGLGSLDERLNITSNATTNDTNREPDPFGPPEERTWSVQTSPDPPTVPSIVVPAAPTVERRASRPRDPEVPKISSSSRETSTIEPPSRQGQEQLLKDVLQNKILHMLALQSKGYKQLSKSERATLLRLEEEIQELQAKSKTPEPTIQPTGDPKQTEERTIDEQHNSVSSYETNLPPMVKPPIVEPPAPKRDSPIPHNHPEEQLQDGEMSDYDVIPVQKSNDDIVPEAPSSEDDRSTVLPPDLPPRMSRVNHVEEADDTSQDEEPTPPKLPPPRSQLEQNLADEALHRSIQETIVRQTVNAREEEKEIPLPTVPPPSREPPPVPSSHHSDRQMDDDPHTAPPRKETLVRKISSQRSMIEELDITTGTLKKTRKQGVVSDKTDLKESKDIVIPTHPKSPDTELLIKTAIVANDFLNNMMDEERLQAVTAAMSSMTFPPNSYIIKEGDIGAHFFVSEEGTYEVVVDNKVIKSFGRGVVFGELAILYKAKRFASIRVTSGARVWLLERKVFQKIMMKSGRKEREENVRFLSTVSVLKDLEIEKLHKISDLLKREFYATGSTIIQQGDPGDKFYIIRGGSVNVIKTDKKGNDRLVGTLQRGAYFGEQALLHEDRRLASIIANPPGTECLTLNRIAFNEFLGGLDKLREVKLSDTIPRSSTMTNIVSEFDHIQLHDLTYIGTLGIGGFGRVELVQYKNHQTFALKYLKKIEMVRQQQQEHAYSEKDIMLSCNSPFIVRLYKTYRDKKYLYFLMEACLGGDVWTVLQKSKFFDERTARFITGCVVEAFEYLHSRNMIYRDLKPENLMLDEKGYIKLVDFGFAKRIGPNQKTWTFAGTPEYVSPEIILNKGHDRAVDYWALGVLIHELLVGKPPFRGKNHMKTYNAILRGIDIIELPSRVPKKAQVLIKRLCRQTAAERLGYGKNGIADIKNHPWFGSFEWQRLKERTMPAPLIRPIVSDIDLSNFDEYPKDQDEPPDEMSGWDINF; encoded by the exons ATGGCCTGTTTTGCAAAGATCTTTGGCAGAAAGCATGGTTCGTTCAATCTGCCCGGTGCCGGTGCGGGCGATGGCGAAGTTGTG GCTACACGTGTTACACGGCGGCTTTACGACGAGGAACTAAATCAAACGGTGCCGCCCGTAACTCGTGCCAATGGGTACGTTGGATTGGAGAAGGTGGCACCACCTGCAGTGGCACCTACACCTACAGTACCGCAAACTACCACCGTGATCACCGCACCGACGGTGGTTAAATCAAACGAACGTGAGTCAGGGCTGGGATCGTTGGATGAACGATTAAACATTACAAGCAACGCTACCACAAACGACACTAATCGCGAGCCCGATCCTTTCGGTCCACCAGAGGAACGTACGTGGAGCGTACAGACGAGCCCCGACCCACCGACCGTACCGTCGATTGTTGTACCGGCGGCACCCACCGTCGAGCGACGAGCATCGAGACCCCGAGATCCGGAAGTTCCAAAAATAAGCAGCAGCTCGCGAGAGACTTCCACGATCGAACCTCCTTCCAGGCAGGGCCAGGAGCAGCTGCTAAAGGATGTACTACAAAACAAGATTCTTCACATGCTGGCACTTCAGTCGAAGGGTTACAAACAGTTGTCGAAGAGTGAACGAGCGACACTGCTTCGTTTGGAGGAAGAAATACAGGAGCTGCAGGCGAAGAGTAAAACTCCCGAGCCGACGATACAACCCACCGGCGACCCAAAGCAGACGGAAGAACGAACGATCGATGAGCAGCACAACAGTGTTAGCTCGTATGAAACGAATCTCCCACCAATGGTGAAGCCACCGATAGTGGAACCACCAGCTCCGAAAAGAGACAGCCCAATCCCGCACAATCATCCCGAGGAGCAGCTGCAGGATGGAGAGATGTCCGACTACGATGTGATTCCGGTACAGAAATCGAACGACGATATAGTGCCGGAAGCACCAAGCTCAGAGGATGACCGATCGACGGTACTGCCACCGGATTTGCCACCCCGTATGAGTAGGGTTAACCACGTGGAGGAAGCGGACGATACCTCGCAGGATGAGGAACCAACGCCACCGAAGCTACCACCTCCGAGAAGTCAGCTCGAACAGAACCTCGCCGATGAAGCGCTTCACAGATCGATACAGGAAACGATCGTGCGTCAGACGGTGAACGCgcgggaagaagaaaag GAAATACCACTCCCAACAGTACCGCCCCCATCAAGGGAACCTCCCCCAGTTCCATCTTCGCACCATTCCGACCGCCAAATGGATGATGATCCGCACACCGCACCTCCGCGAAAAGAGACGTTAGTACGAAAGATATCATCTCAACGGTCTATGATCGAAGAACTGGACATTACTACCGGAACGTTAAAGAAAACGCGCAAACAGGGCGTTGTGTCGGACAAAACCGATCTGAAGGAATCGAAAGACATCGTCATCCCCACGCACCCGAAAAGCCCGGACACAGAACTGCTGATCAAGACGGCGATCGTGGCGAACGACTTCCTTAACAACATGATGGACGAGGAACGGTTACAGGCCGTTACGGCGGCCATGAGCTCGATGACATTCCCACCGAACAGTTACATCATCAAGGAGGGTGACATTGGGGCACACTTCTTCGTGTCGGAAGAGGGCACCTACGAGGTGGTGGTAGATAATAAGGTGATTAAATCGTTTGGCCGCGGTGTTGTGTTTGGGGAGCTGGCGATCCTGTACAAGGCGAAGCGATTCGCTTCGATACGCGTTACGAGTGGGGCGCGCGTTTGGTTGCTCGAGCGAAAGGTGTTCCAGAAGATTATGATGAAGAGCGGCCGGAAGGAGCGGGAAGAGAATGTCCGCTTCCTGAGCACGGTGTCGGTGTTGAAGGATCTGGAGATTGAGAAGCTGCACAAAATATCGGATCTTCTAAAGAGG GAGTTCTATGCGACCGGGTCAACCATCATTCAGCAGGGGGATCCCGGTGACAAGTTCTACATAATACGCGGTGGCAGCGTAAACGTGATTAAAACCGATAAGAAGGGCAACGATCGATTGGTGGGAACGCTTCAACGAGGAGCGTACTTCGGTGAGCAGGCCCTCCTCCACGAGGACCGTCGATTGGCCAGCATCATAGCAAACCCACCCGGGACCGAGTGTCTGACGCTGAACCGCAT TGCATTCAACGAGTTCTTGGGCGGGTTGGATAAGCTCCGTGAGGTGAAGCTCTCCGACACGATACCACGCAGCTCGACGATGACAAATATTGTCTCAG AGTTCGACCATATCCAGTTGCATGACTTAACCTACATCGGGACGCTCGGCATCGGTGGCTTTGGGCGGGTGGAGCTGGTACAGTACAAAAACCACCAAACGTTCGCCCTGAAGTATCTGAAAAAGATCGAAATGgtacgccagcagcagcaggagcacgCCTACAGCGAAAAGGACATCATGCTGAGCTGCAACAGTCCGTTCATCGTACG CCTGTACAAGACGTACCGCGATAAGAAGTACCTCTACTTCCTGATGGAGGCCTGTCTCGGCGGTGACGTCTGGACCGTGCTGCAGAAGAGCAAATTCTTCGACGAGCGTACGGCCCGCTTCATTACCGGCTGCGTCGTCGAAGCGTTCGAGTATCTGCACAGCCGAAACATGATCTACCGTGACTTGAAGCCCGAAAACCTGATGCTGGACGAGAAGGGCTACATCAAGCTG GTTGACTTTGGGTTCGCGAAGCGCATCGGACCGAACCAGAAGACGTGGACGTTCGCCGGTACGCCCGAGTACGTGTCGCCGGAAATCATCCTCAACAAGGGTCACGACCGGGCCGTCGACTATTGGGCACTGGGCGTACTGATACACGAGCTGCTGGTCGGGAAGCCACCGTTCCGCGGCAAGAACCACATGAAAACGTACAACGCCATCCTGCGCGGAATCGACATCATCGAGCTGCCGTCCCGCGTACCCAAGAAGGCACAGGTCCTGATCAAGCGACTCTGCAGACAGACGGCGGCCGAACGGCTCGGCTACGGCAAGAACGGTATCGCCGACATCAAGAACCATCC CTGGTTCGGTAGCTTCGAGTGGCAACGGTTGAAGGAGCGCACGATGCCGGCCCCACTCATCCGTCCCATCGTGTCCGATATCGATCTGTCCAACTTTGACGAGTACCCGAAGGACCAGGACGAACCGCCGGACGAAATGTCGGGATGggatattaatttttaa
- the LOC118513432 gene encoding cGMP-dependent protein kinase, isozyme 1 isoform X2, translating to MACFAKIFGRKHGSFNLPGAGAGDGEVVATRVTRRLYDEELNQTVPPVTRANGYVGLEKVAPPAVAPTPTVPQTTTVITAPTVVKSNEQERTWSVQTSPDPPTVPSIVVPAAPTVERRASRPRDPEVPKISSSSRETSTIEPPSRQGQEQLLKDVLQNKILHMLALQSKGYKQLSKSERATLLRLEEEIQELQAKSKTPEPTIQPTGDPKQTEERTIDEQHNSVSSYETNLPPMVKPPIVEPPAPKRDSPIPHNHPEEQLQDGEMSDYDVIPVQKSNDDIVPEAPSSEDDRSTVLPPDLPPRMSRVNHVEEADDTSQDEEPTPPKLPPPRSQLEQNLADEALHRSIQETIVRQTVNAREEEKEIPLPTVPPPSREPPPVPSSHHSDRQMDDDPHTAPPRKETLVRKISSQRSMIEELDITTGTLKKTRKQGVVSDKTDLKESKDIVIPTHPKSPDTELLIKTAIVANDFLNNMMDEERLQAVTAAMSSMTFPPNSYIIKEGDIGAHFFVSEEGTYEVVVDNKVIKSFGRGVVFGELAILYKAKRFASIRVTSGARVWLLERKVFQKIMMKSGRKEREENVRFLSTVSVLKDLEIEKLHKISDLLKREFYATGSTIIQQGDPGDKFYIIRGGSVNVIKTDKKGNDRLVGTLQRGAYFGEQALLHEDRRLASIIANPPGTECLTLNRIAFNEFLGGLDKLREVKLSDTIPRSSTMTNIVSEFDHIQLHDLTYIGTLGIGGFGRVELVQYKNHQTFALKYLKKIEMVRQQQQEHAYSEKDIMLSCNSPFIVRLYKTYRDKKYLYFLMEACLGGDVWTVLQKSKFFDERTARFITGCVVEAFEYLHSRNMIYRDLKPENLMLDEKGYIKLVDFGFAKRIGPNQKTWTFAGTPEYVSPEIILNKGHDRAVDYWALGVLIHELLVGKPPFRGKNHMKTYNAILRGIDIIELPSRVPKKAQVLIKRLCRQTAAERLGYGKNGIADIKNHPWFGSFEWQRLKERTMPAPLIRPIVSDIDLSNFDEYPKDQDEPPDEMSGWDINF from the exons ATGGCCTGTTTTGCAAAGATCTTTGGCAGAAAGCATGGTTCGTTCAATCTGCCCGGTGCCGGTGCGGGCGATGGCGAAGTTGTG GCTACACGTGTTACACGGCGGCTTTACGACGAGGAACTAAATCAAACGGTGCCGCCCGTAACTCGTGCCAATGGGTACGTTGGATTGGAGAAGGTGGCACCACCTGCAGTGGCACCTACACCTACAGTACCGCAAACTACCACCGTGATCACCGCACCGACGGTGGTTAAATCAAACGAAC AGGAACGTACGTGGAGCGTACAGACGAGCCCCGACCCACCGACCGTACCGTCGATTGTTGTACCGGCGGCACCCACCGTCGAGCGACGAGCATCGAGACCCCGAGATCCGGAAGTTCCAAAAATAAGCAGCAGCTCGCGAGAGACTTCCACGATCGAACCTCCTTCCAGGCAGGGCCAGGAGCAGCTGCTAAAGGATGTACTACAAAACAAGATTCTTCACATGCTGGCACTTCAGTCGAAGGGTTACAAACAGTTGTCGAAGAGTGAACGAGCGACACTGCTTCGTTTGGAGGAAGAAATACAGGAGCTGCAGGCGAAGAGTAAAACTCCCGAGCCGACGATACAACCCACCGGCGACCCAAAGCAGACGGAAGAACGAACGATCGATGAGCAGCACAACAGTGTTAGCTCGTATGAAACGAATCTCCCACCAATGGTGAAGCCACCGATAGTGGAACCACCAGCTCCGAAAAGAGACAGCCCAATCCCGCACAATCATCCCGAGGAGCAGCTGCAGGATGGAGAGATGTCCGACTACGATGTGATTCCGGTACAGAAATCGAACGACGATATAGTGCCGGAAGCACCAAGCTCAGAGGATGACCGATCGACGGTACTGCCACCGGATTTGCCACCCCGTATGAGTAGGGTTAACCACGTGGAGGAAGCGGACGATACCTCGCAGGATGAGGAACCAACGCCACCGAAGCTACCACCTCCGAGAAGTCAGCTCGAACAGAACCTCGCCGATGAAGCGCTTCACAGATCGATACAGGAAACGATCGTGCGTCAGACGGTGAACGCgcgggaagaagaaaag GAAATACCACTCCCAACAGTACCGCCCCCATCAAGGGAACCTCCCCCAGTTCCATCTTCGCACCATTCCGACCGCCAAATGGATGATGATCCGCACACCGCACCTCCGCGAAAAGAGACGTTAGTACGAAAGATATCATCTCAACGGTCTATGATCGAAGAACTGGACATTACTACCGGAACGTTAAAGAAAACGCGCAAACAGGGCGTTGTGTCGGACAAAACCGATCTGAAGGAATCGAAAGACATCGTCATCCCCACGCACCCGAAAAGCCCGGACACAGAACTGCTGATCAAGACGGCGATCGTGGCGAACGACTTCCTTAACAACATGATGGACGAGGAACGGTTACAGGCCGTTACGGCGGCCATGAGCTCGATGACATTCCCACCGAACAGTTACATCATCAAGGAGGGTGACATTGGGGCACACTTCTTCGTGTCGGAAGAGGGCACCTACGAGGTGGTGGTAGATAATAAGGTGATTAAATCGTTTGGCCGCGGTGTTGTGTTTGGGGAGCTGGCGATCCTGTACAAGGCGAAGCGATTCGCTTCGATACGCGTTACGAGTGGGGCGCGCGTTTGGTTGCTCGAGCGAAAGGTGTTCCAGAAGATTATGATGAAGAGCGGCCGGAAGGAGCGGGAAGAGAATGTCCGCTTCCTGAGCACGGTGTCGGTGTTGAAGGATCTGGAGATTGAGAAGCTGCACAAAATATCGGATCTTCTAAAGAGG GAGTTCTATGCGACCGGGTCAACCATCATTCAGCAGGGGGATCCCGGTGACAAGTTCTACATAATACGCGGTGGCAGCGTAAACGTGATTAAAACCGATAAGAAGGGCAACGATCGATTGGTGGGAACGCTTCAACGAGGAGCGTACTTCGGTGAGCAGGCCCTCCTCCACGAGGACCGTCGATTGGCCAGCATCATAGCAAACCCACCCGGGACCGAGTGTCTGACGCTGAACCGCAT TGCATTCAACGAGTTCTTGGGCGGGTTGGATAAGCTCCGTGAGGTGAAGCTCTCCGACACGATACCACGCAGCTCGACGATGACAAATATTGTCTCAG AGTTCGACCATATCCAGTTGCATGACTTAACCTACATCGGGACGCTCGGCATCGGTGGCTTTGGGCGGGTGGAGCTGGTACAGTACAAAAACCACCAAACGTTCGCCCTGAAGTATCTGAAAAAGATCGAAATGgtacgccagcagcagcaggagcacgCCTACAGCGAAAAGGACATCATGCTGAGCTGCAACAGTCCGTTCATCGTACG CCTGTACAAGACGTACCGCGATAAGAAGTACCTCTACTTCCTGATGGAGGCCTGTCTCGGCGGTGACGTCTGGACCGTGCTGCAGAAGAGCAAATTCTTCGACGAGCGTACGGCCCGCTTCATTACCGGCTGCGTCGTCGAAGCGTTCGAGTATCTGCACAGCCGAAACATGATCTACCGTGACTTGAAGCCCGAAAACCTGATGCTGGACGAGAAGGGCTACATCAAGCTG GTTGACTTTGGGTTCGCGAAGCGCATCGGACCGAACCAGAAGACGTGGACGTTCGCCGGTACGCCCGAGTACGTGTCGCCGGAAATCATCCTCAACAAGGGTCACGACCGGGCCGTCGACTATTGGGCACTGGGCGTACTGATACACGAGCTGCTGGTCGGGAAGCCACCGTTCCGCGGCAAGAACCACATGAAAACGTACAACGCCATCCTGCGCGGAATCGACATCATCGAGCTGCCGTCCCGCGTACCCAAGAAGGCACAGGTCCTGATCAAGCGACTCTGCAGACAGACGGCGGCCGAACGGCTCGGCTACGGCAAGAACGGTATCGCCGACATCAAGAACCATCC CTGGTTCGGTAGCTTCGAGTGGCAACGGTTGAAGGAGCGCACGATGCCGGCCCCACTCATCCGTCCCATCGTGTCCGATATCGATCTGTCCAACTTTGACGAGTACCCGAAGGACCAGGACGAACCGCCGGACGAAATGTCGGGATGggatattaatttttaa